The Streptomonospora litoralis genome window below encodes:
- a CDS encoding DUF2231 domain-containing protein, whose amino-acid sequence MSNEPTPSRAAINGHPVHPMLVPLPIGAVVAALVADVGYVAEGSRAWALAGVWLVGAGLFSGLIAAAPGAVDFLAVRKIRRNRAALRHGAANGVLLVLLLVSFLLRLPDPEGGVLPSGLILTALSAAVLGYSGWLGGELSYRHMFGVDPR is encoded by the coding sequence ATGAGTAACGAGCCGACACCCAGTCGCGCGGCGATCAACGGACATCCCGTTCATCCGATGCTGGTTCCGCTGCCCATCGGAGCGGTCGTCGCGGCCCTGGTCGCGGACGTGGGATATGTGGCAGAGGGGTCACGCGCCTGGGCACTGGCCGGGGTCTGGCTCGTCGGCGCCGGCCTGTTCAGCGGCCTGATCGCCGCGGCGCCCGGGGCCGTGGACTTCCTCGCCGTCCGGAAGATCCGGAGGAACCGGGCGGCCTTGCGGCACGGCGCCGCCAACGGCGTGCTGCTGGTCCTGCTTCTGGTTTCTTTTCTGCTGCGCCTTCCCGACCCCGAAGGCGGAGTTCTGCCGTCGGGCCTGATACTCACCGCGCTCAGCGCGGCCGTTCTCGGCTATTCGGGATGGCTGGGCGGCGAACTCTCCTACCGGCATATGTTCGGAGTCGATCCGCGCTGA
- a CDS encoding fructosamine kinase family protein — MPHGSPATPPAAAVSAATGGEVRSCTTLGTSHAWTLHSGELADGRGFFAKVADGYAEAPAAEAAGLRWLAEVPGGAAVPGVLAADGGVLVLERVHEDGARADAAADLGRRLALTHRAGAPFFGASWPGWLATLPLDNTPGDRWPEWYARRRLLPYLRDARDRGYLDSGDVAQLERVLDRIADLAGPDEPPARIHGDLWAGNVLWGRDGAVLIDPAAHGGHRESDLAMLQLFGAPHLDRILAAYDEAFPTAPGRRDRVPLHQLHPLLAHVCLFGRSYRSQLLDAARRLA; from the coding sequence ATGCCTCACGGATCTCCCGCGACCCCGCCGGCGGCGGCCGTCTCCGCGGCCACCGGCGGCGAGGTGCGTTCCTGCACCACGCTGGGCACGTCGCACGCCTGGACGCTGCACAGCGGCGAACTGGCCGACGGGCGCGGCTTCTTCGCGAAGGTCGCCGACGGCTACGCCGAGGCGCCGGCCGCAGAGGCGGCCGGGCTGCGCTGGCTCGCCGAGGTCCCCGGCGGGGCGGCCGTGCCCGGGGTTCTCGCCGCCGACGGCGGCGTGCTGGTCTTGGAACGGGTGCATGAGGACGGCGCGAGGGCGGACGCGGCCGCCGATCTGGGGCGGCGCCTGGCCCTCACCCACCGGGCCGGTGCGCCGTTCTTCGGCGCGTCCTGGCCGGGTTGGCTGGCCACTCTGCCTCTGGACAACACCCCCGGCGACCGCTGGCCCGAGTGGTACGCCCGACGCCGTCTGCTGCCCTACCTCCGTGACGCCCGCGACCGGGGGTACCTGGACTCGGGCGACGTGGCACAGCTGGAACGCGTGCTCGACCGCATCGCCGACCTCGCGGGCCCCGACGAGCCCCCGGCCCGCATCCACGGCGACCTTTGGGCCGGGAACGTGCTGTGGGGCCGTGACGGCGCGGTGCTGATCGACCCCGCCGCGCACGGTGGGCACCGCGAGAGCGACCTGGCCATGCTGCAGCTGTTCGGCGCCCCGCACCTGGACCGGATCCTCGCCGCCTACGACGAGGCATTCCCGACGGCCCCCGGCCGGCGCGACCGCGTCCCACTGCACCAGCTGCACCCGCTGCTCGCCCACGTGTGCCTGTTCGGGCGCAGCTACCGCTCCCAGCTGCTCGACGCCGCGCGCCGCCTGGCTTAG
- a CDS encoding SulP family inorganic anion transporter — translation MTAQQIPLRRRLPLPRLSASRLRTEVLAGLVVALALIPEAISFSIIAGVDPRVGLFASFIMAVSIAFLGGRPAMVSAATGAMALVVAPLALEHGVDYLLAATILAGLFQVVLGLVGVAKLMRFVPPSVMTGFVNALAILIFLAQVPHFAGEGWPVYALIAGGLAIIFLLPRLTTAVPAPLVAIIVLTIVTVASGASVPTVGDMGELPESMPVPFLPAVPLTWETLTVIAPYAATLALVGLMESLMTAKLVDDITDTRSPKGREARGQGWANVITGFFGGMAGCAMIGQTMINVRSGARTRLSTFLAGVFLLLLVVVLGDVVAVIPMAALVAVMVFVSIATMDWHSIAPATLRRMPWTETAVMVTTVVVVVATHNLAIGVIVGVLTSTALFARGVADLSGVTSVLDPEGGVRVYSVRGDLFFASSNELVGRFNYAEQGVDRVVIDLSRAHMWDSSAVAALDHAVDKFAKHGITAEIAGLNIPSEELHKDLSGTLNSAH, via the coding sequence ATGACCGCTCAGCAGATCCCACTCCGCCGACGCCTACCCCTCCCGCGCCTGTCCGCCTCGCGACTGCGGACCGAGGTCCTTGCCGGCCTCGTCGTCGCCCTCGCGCTGATCCCCGAGGCGATCTCCTTCTCGATCATCGCGGGCGTGGACCCCCGAGTCGGCCTCTTCGCGTCCTTCATCATGGCGGTCTCCATCGCCTTCCTCGGCGGACGCCCGGCGATGGTCTCCGCGGCCACCGGCGCGATGGCGCTGGTGGTCGCCCCGCTGGCACTCGAGCACGGCGTCGACTACCTGCTGGCCGCCACCATCCTGGCCGGCCTCTTCCAGGTGGTCCTGGGCCTGGTGGGGGTGGCGAAACTGATGCGGTTCGTCCCGCCCAGCGTCATGACGGGTTTCGTCAACGCGCTGGCCATCCTGATCTTCCTGGCGCAGGTGCCGCACTTCGCGGGCGAGGGCTGGCCCGTCTACGCCCTCATCGCAGGCGGGCTCGCGATCATCTTCCTGCTGCCGCGCCTGACGACGGCGGTGCCCGCGCCGCTGGTGGCCATCATCGTGCTCACGATCGTCACCGTGGCCTCCGGCGCCTCGGTCCCCACCGTCGGCGACATGGGCGAACTGCCGGAAAGCATGCCCGTACCCTTCCTGCCGGCCGTTCCGCTCACCTGGGAGACGCTGACGGTCATCGCGCCCTACGCCGCGACGCTGGCCCTGGTGGGGCTGATGGAGTCGCTGATGACCGCCAAGCTCGTCGACGACATCACCGACACCCGCTCGCCGAAGGGCCGCGAGGCCCGCGGCCAGGGCTGGGCGAACGTCATCACCGGCTTCTTCGGCGGCATGGCCGGCTGCGCCATGATCGGCCAGACGATGATCAATGTGCGCTCGGGCGCCCGCACCAGGCTGTCGACGTTCTTGGCCGGCGTGTTCCTCCTGCTCCTGGTGGTGGTACTGGGCGACGTGGTGGCCGTGATTCCCATGGCGGCCCTTGTCGCGGTGATGGTCTTCGTGTCGATCGCGACCATGGACTGGCACAGCATCGCCCCCGCCACCCTGCGGCGCATGCCCTGGACCGAAACGGCGGTCATGGTGACCACGGTGGTCGTCGTCGTGGCCACGCACAACCTCGCCATCGGCGTCATCGTGGGGGTGCTCACGTCCACGGCGCTATTCGCCCGCGGGGTCGCCGACCTGTCCGGCGTGACCAGCGTGCTCGACCCCGAGGGCGGTGTGCGGGTCTACTCGGTGCGCGGTGACCTCTTCTTCGCTTCCAGCAACGAGCTCGTCGGCCGGTTCAACTACGCTGAGCAGGGCGTGGACAGGGTGGTCATCGACCTCTCCCGCGCCCACATGTGGGACTCCTCGGCCGTGGCCGCGCTCGACCACGCCGTGGACAAGTTCGCCAAACACGGCATCACCGCCGAGATCGCCGGCCTGAACATCCCCAGCGAGGAGCTGCACAAGGACCTTTCGGGCACCCTGAACTCAGCTCACTGA
- a CDS encoding MerR family transcriptional regulator translates to MGAEHMQIGRVAERTGLSLRTIRYYGEVGLVEPSARSRGGFRLYTEGDVARLLLIKRMKPLDFSLEETRDLLEILDGLEDPAASDEQRHRLVERLDAFEQAAEDRCRTLREQLDMAEEFAERLRARRRTHPASDRPQVRNTEQR, encoded by the coding sequence ATGGGCGCCGAGCACATGCAGATCGGCCGGGTCGCCGAGCGCACGGGCCTGTCGCTGCGGACGATCCGCTACTACGGCGAGGTTGGCCTCGTCGAACCCTCGGCCCGCTCGCGCGGCGGGTTCCGGCTCTACACCGAGGGCGACGTCGCCCGGCTGCTGCTGATCAAGCGGATGAAGCCGCTCGACTTCAGCCTGGAGGAGACGCGCGATCTACTGGAGATCCTGGATGGGCTGGAGGATCCGGCCGCATCCGACGAGCAGCGCCACCGGCTGGTGGAGCGGCTGGACGCCTTCGAGCAGGCCGCCGAGGACCGCTGCCGCACCCTGCGCGAGCAACTCGACATGGCCGAGGAATTCGCCGAGCGGCTGCGCGCACGGCGACGCACGCACCCGGCGAGCGACCGACCACAGGTGAGGAACACAGAGCAGCGGTGA
- a CDS encoding peptide chain release factor 3: MSTTATATDSTTSEEVTGEAARRRTFAVISHPDAGKSTLTEALALHAAAITSAGAVHGKGERRGVTSDWMAMEQDRGISITSAALRIDYGDCVLNLLDTPGHADFSEDTYRVLSAVDCAIMLLDSAKGLEPQTLKLFEVCRARNMPVITFVNKWDRPGREPLELLDEIEQRIGLRPTPMNWPVGIAGDFRGLIDRADGSYTKLTRTPGGATRAREERVDPEQAAQAEGAEWTQAQEEIDLLGEIEAHFDEASFLAGESSPVLFGAALPNFGVSQLLEALVNLAPAPEDPVDADGAVRPVGAPFSGQVFKMQANMDKAHRDRMAFLRIASGRFERGMVLTHANTGKPFATKYTQAVFGSERSTIETAYPGDVIALVNAAALSVGDTLYAGKKVHFPPIPSFAPEHFAVARAKDAGRYKQFQRGIAQLDAEGVVQVLSSDVRGEQAPVLAAVGPLQFDVVAHRMSEEFRAPIELTHLDYSLARRTDAGSAPTAHALSGAEVLTRRADGELLVLVHNKYRLRVIKRDNPDLVLEPLLAGGVEAEE; this comes from the coding sequence GTGAGTACGACGGCCACAGCAACCGACTCCACGACCTCCGAGGAGGTCACCGGCGAGGCCGCGCGGCGGCGCACGTTCGCGGTCATCTCCCATCCGGACGCGGGCAAGTCCACGCTGACCGAGGCGCTGGCCCTGCACGCCGCGGCCATCACCTCCGCCGGGGCCGTACACGGCAAGGGCGAACGGCGCGGCGTCACCTCCGACTGGATGGCCATGGAGCAGGACCGCGGTATCTCCATCACCTCGGCGGCGCTCCGCATCGACTACGGCGACTGCGTGCTGAATCTGCTCGACACACCCGGCCACGCGGACTTCTCCGAGGATACCTACCGGGTGCTCTCGGCCGTGGACTGCGCGATCATGCTGCTGGACTCCGCCAAGGGCCTGGAGCCCCAGACCCTCAAACTGTTCGAAGTCTGCCGCGCCCGCAACATGCCGGTCATCACCTTCGTCAACAAGTGGGACCGCCCCGGCCGCGAGCCGCTGGAACTGCTGGACGAGATCGAGCAGCGCATCGGCCTGCGGCCGACCCCGATGAACTGGCCGGTGGGCATCGCCGGCGACTTCCGCGGCCTCATCGACCGCGCCGACGGCTCCTACACCAAGCTCACCCGCACCCCGGGCGGGGCCACCCGCGCCCGGGAGGAGCGTGTGGACCCCGAGCAGGCCGCCCAGGCCGAAGGCGCGGAGTGGACGCAGGCCCAGGAGGAGATCGACCTCCTCGGCGAGATCGAGGCCCACTTCGACGAGGCGTCCTTCCTCGCCGGGGAGTCCTCACCGGTGCTGTTCGGCGCCGCGCTGCCCAACTTCGGCGTTTCGCAGTTGCTGGAGGCGCTGGTGAACCTGGCGCCGGCGCCGGAGGATCCCGTCGACGCGGACGGCGCCGTGCGCCCGGTGGGTGCCCCCTTCTCCGGGCAGGTGTTCAAGATGCAGGCCAACATGGACAAGGCGCACCGCGACCGCATGGCGTTCCTGCGCATCGCCTCGGGCCGGTTCGAGCGCGGCATGGTCCTCACCCACGCCAACACCGGCAAGCCGTTCGCCACCAAGTACACCCAGGCCGTGTTCGGCAGCGAACGCTCGACCATCGAGACCGCCTACCCCGGCGATGTGATCGCGCTGGTCAACGCCGCGGCCCTGAGCGTGGGCGACACCCTCTACGCCGGGAAGAAGGTGCACTTCCCGCCGATCCCCAGCTTCGCCCCCGAGCACTTCGCTGTCGCCCGCGCCAAGGACGCGGGCCGCTACAAGCAGTTCCAGCGCGGCATCGCCCAGCTGGATGCCGAAGGCGTCGTGCAGGTGCTGTCCTCGGACGTGCGCGGCGAGCAGGCGCCCGTCCTCGCGGCGGTGGGCCCGCTGCAGTTCGACGTCGTCGCGCACCGCATGTCCGAGGAGTTCCGCGCCCCGATCGAGCTGACGCACCTGGACTACTCACTGGCGCGGCGCACCGACGCCGGGTCGGCGCCGACTGCCCACGCCCTGTCCGGCGCGGAGGTGCTGACGCGCCGCGCCGACGGCGAACTGCTGGTGCTGGTGCACAACAAGTACCGGCTGAGGGTGATCAAGCGCGACAACCCCGACCTGGTACTGGAGCCGCTGCTGGCCGGAGGCGTCGAAGCCGAGGAATGA
- a CDS encoding DsrE family protein, whose protein sequence is MSQAAVVVLADTESHADLGRAFNALVAVKESKQYGDDDRLIFDGAGTKWPGVLSDPGHMAHKLYEEVADVVAGACGYCANAFEAEGHVHEAGIAVLDEFEGHPSFRNLIAGGYAVITF, encoded by the coding sequence ATGTCCCAAGCCGCCGTAGTCGTGCTGGCCGACACCGAGAGCCACGCCGATCTGGGCCGGGCGTTCAACGCACTGGTCGCGGTCAAGGAATCCAAGCAGTACGGGGACGACGACCGGCTCATCTTCGACGGCGCCGGTACCAAGTGGCCCGGCGTGCTCTCCGACCCCGGGCACATGGCGCACAAGCTGTACGAGGAGGTCGCCGACGTGGTCGCCGGGGCGTGCGGATACTGCGCGAACGCCTTCGAGGCCGAGGGCCACGTCCACGAGGCCGGGATTGCCGTGCTCGACGAGTTCGAGGGCCATCCCAGCTTTCGGAACCTGATCGCCGGCGGTTACGCGGTCATCACCTTCTGA
- a CDS encoding ATP-binding cassette domain-containing protein, whose translation MRPQTAPDAAAEIGSATPCPPRSGRDGPRDSRAAAQQRHGPSRGMLRGLMPHARPFLWRHRRPLLLLGACSLMESGQTFLLGICLARALDEGFLAEKPAAGLAWLAVAAASILLVGPVLRGVFAQLSGLVEPLRDGLVRRAVGGALRRAVADPARAARVERAAVSRLTQQTEIARDSFAGLVLTVRSFLFTAVGALAGMFTLAPELLVVVVPPMLLGLVLFLLTLAPMAAAQRRFLDADEAFADRAGVLRGRLRDLAACGIAGTAVDASRGLIDEAAASTRSLARWTAARTLALGVAGQLPIVLLLVATPWLSDRGVTTGALMGALAYLVQSLLPALQALMTAVGSAGSRLVVVLDRFVSAEEGGADEEEPGRAESGDSGPPVRPAQGLAPAVWCRGVRMSYGAGTPPLVEGFGLTVEAGERIAVVGPSGIGKSTLAHVLSGLHAPDEGAVRLAGRPVAGRSPRELARMRVLLPQQGYVFAGSVRENLAQLEPGAEDDRIARAAAALHLEPLVDRLGGLDGDVDPGTLSAGERQALCLVRAYVSPAPLLILDESTCHLDPAAEAQAEEALAARPNTTLIVVAHRLSSALRADRILVLDGTGTAFGTHDSLLRDSPLYRDLAGLWNASG comes from the coding sequence GTGAGGCCCCAGACGGCGCCGGACGCGGCCGCCGAGATCGGATCGGCCACCCCGTGCCCGCCGCGGTCCGGACGCGACGGCCCGCGCGACAGCAGGGCAGCCGCGCAGCAGCGGCACGGCCCCAGTCGCGGCATGCTGCGCGGGCTGATGCCGCACGCCCGGCCCTTCCTGTGGCGCCACCGGCGGCCGCTGCTGCTACTGGGCGCCTGCTCGCTGATGGAGTCCGGGCAGACCTTCCTCCTCGGGATCTGCCTGGCCCGTGCCCTGGATGAGGGGTTCCTGGCGGAAAAGCCCGCCGCCGGTCTGGCGTGGCTGGCCGTCGCAGCGGCCTCGATCCTCCTCGTCGGCCCCGTGCTGCGCGGTGTGTTCGCCCAGCTCTCCGGGCTGGTGGAACCGCTGCGGGACGGGTTGGTCCGCCGCGCGGTCGGAGGGGCGCTGCGCCGGGCCGTAGCCGACCCGGCACGGGCGGCGCGGGTCGAACGGGCGGCGGTGTCGCGGCTCACCCAGCAGACGGAGATCGCCCGGGACAGTTTCGCGGGGCTGGTCCTGACCGTGCGCTCCTTCCTGTTCACCGCCGTGGGAGCGCTCGCGGGGATGTTCACCCTGGCCCCCGAGCTGCTGGTGGTCGTGGTGCCGCCCATGCTGCTCGGACTGGTGCTCTTCCTGCTCACGCTCGCTCCCATGGCCGCGGCGCAACGCCGGTTCCTCGACGCCGACGAGGCGTTCGCCGACCGTGCGGGAGTCCTGCGCGGTCGGCTGCGCGACCTGGCGGCCTGCGGGATCGCGGGCACCGCGGTCGATGCGAGCCGAGGTCTGATCGACGAGGCCGCCGCATCGACGCGGTCCCTGGCCCGGTGGACGGCCGCGAGGACGCTGGCGCTCGGCGTGGCGGGGCAGCTCCCCATCGTCCTACTGCTCGTCGCGACGCCGTGGCTGAGCGACCGGGGCGTCACCACGGGAGCGCTCATGGGCGCCCTGGCCTACCTCGTGCAGTCCCTGCTGCCGGCACTCCAGGCGCTGATGACCGCTGTGGGGTCCGCGGGCAGCCGCCTCGTGGTGGTCCTCGACCGGTTCGTGTCCGCGGAGGAGGGCGGCGCCGACGAGGAAGAGCCCGGCCGCGCCGAGTCCGGTGACAGCGGGCCGCCCGTCCGGCCCGCCCAGGGGTTGGCACCGGCGGTGTGGTGCCGCGGTGTGCGGATGTCCTACGGAGCCGGAACGCCCCCCTTGGTGGAGGGGTTCGGACTCACGGTCGAGGCCGGGGAGCGCATCGCGGTCGTGGGGCCGAGCGGGATCGGCAAGTCGACGCTGGCGCACGTGCTGTCCGGCCTGCACGCGCCCGACGAGGGTGCCGTACGGCTGGCGGGCCGGCCGGTCGCCGGACGGTCCCCCCGCGAGCTGGCCCGGATGCGGGTCCTCCTCCCGCAGCAGGGCTACGTCTTCGCCGGATCCGTCCGGGAGAACCTCGCCCAACTGGAGCCCGGTGCCGAGGACGACCGCATCGCCCGAGCGGCGGCGGCGCTGCACCTCGAACCGCTGGTGGACCGCCTCGGCGGCCTGGACGGCGACGTCGATCCCGGGACGCTCTCCGCCGGCGAGCGCCAGGCGCTGTGTCTGGTCCGGGCCTACGTGTCACCGGCGCCGCTGCTCATCCTGGACGAGTCGACCTGCCACCTGGACCCGGCCGCCGAGGCACAGGCGGAGGAGGCGCTGGCGGCCCGGCCGAACACGACGCTGATCGTCGTCGCGCACCGGCTGTCGTCCGCGTTGCGGGCCGATCGAATCCTCGTCCTCGACGGCACGGGCACGGCGTTCGGCACGCACGACTCCCTGCTGCGCGACTCCCCGCTCTACCGGGACCTGGCGGGACTCTGGAACGCGTCCGGCTGA